In a single window of the Aminomonas paucivorans DSM 12260 genome:
- a CDS encoding DUF1016 N-terminal domain-containing protein: protein MSDKPVSLLIPPEGYADWLGDLKTRIHAAQQRATLAVNRELVLLYWQIGRDILARQAEQGWGAKVIDRLAQDLRRAFPDMKGFSRANLMYMRAFAECFRQPKMRPV, encoded by the coding sequence ATGAGCGACAAGCCCGTTTCCCTGCTGATTCCGCCGGAAGGCTACGCCGACTGGCTGGGGGACCTGAAAACCCGCATCCATGCCGCCCAGCAGCGCGCCACCCTGGCGGTCAACCGGGAGCTGGTCCTGCTGTACTGGCAGATCGGGCGGGATATCCTGGCCCGGCAGGCCGAACAGGGATGGGGCGCCAAGGTCATCGACCGGCTGGCTCAGGACCTGCGCCGGGCCTTTCCGGACATGAAGGGGTTTTCTCGGGCCAACCTGATGTACATGCGGGCCTTCGCCGAGTGTTTTCGTCAACCGAAAATGCGCCCAGTGTGA
- a CDS encoding type I restriction-modification system subunit M, translating to MAEREDSLGLREEAGTGFGTNGTHGAKEAERAELHKTIWRIANDLRGSVDGWDFKSYVLGMLFYRFISENLTAYLNEQERRAGTPDFDYAALSDAEAEQGRDETVKEKGFYILPSELFANVRARARRDEDLNETLDRVFAHIEGSARGTDSEDDFKGLFDDLDVNSGKLGPTVAKRNEKLVKLLDAIGDLPLAGGGGGFADNTIDLFGDAYEYLMQMYASTAGKSGGEFYTPQEVSELLAHIAAAGKREVNKVYDPACGSGSLLLQFLKVLGPDRVRQGFFGQEINLTTYNLCRINMFLHDVNYEKFHIAHGDTLTDPAHGDDEPFEAIVSNPPYSIRWEGDANPLLINDPRFAPAGVLAPKSKADLAFTMHILSWLAVNGTAAIVEFPGVLYRGGAEAKIRRYLIDNNYVDAVIQLPADLFFGTTIATCVIVLKKSKGDNATLFLDASGECVRSGNKNRLDPEHRQKILQAYRARRDVPHFARLVDNEEIARNGYNIAVSSYVEQRDTREAVDIRALNAEIARIVARQGELRAQIDALVADLEGDQA from the coding sequence ATGGCCGAGAGGGAAGACTCCCTGGGACTGCGTGAGGAGGCAGGCACGGGCTTCGGGACCAACGGAACCCATGGGGCCAAGGAAGCGGAACGGGCGGAACTCCACAAGACCATCTGGCGCATCGCCAACGACCTGCGGGGCAGCGTGGACGGCTGGGACTTCAAGAGCTACGTGCTGGGCATGCTGTTCTACCGCTTCATCTCCGAGAACTTGACCGCCTACCTCAACGAACAGGAACGCCGCGCAGGAACCCCGGATTTCGACTACGCCGCCCTGAGCGACGCCGAAGCGGAACAGGGCCGCGACGAGACGGTGAAGGAAAAGGGCTTCTACATCCTGCCTTCGGAACTCTTCGCCAACGTGCGGGCCCGGGCGCGCCGCGACGAGGACCTCAACGAGACCCTGGACCGGGTGTTTGCCCACATCGAAGGCTCCGCGAGGGGCACGGACAGCGAGGACGACTTCAAGGGCCTGTTCGACGACCTGGACGTCAACTCCGGCAAACTCGGCCCCACGGTGGCCAAACGAAACGAAAAGCTCGTGAAGCTCCTGGACGCCATCGGCGACCTGCCCCTCGCCGGGGGAGGGGGCGGTTTCGCCGACAACACCATCGACCTCTTCGGCGACGCCTACGAATACCTGATGCAGATGTACGCCTCCACCGCCGGCAAGTCCGGCGGGGAGTTCTACACCCCCCAGGAGGTCTCCGAGCTTTTGGCCCACATCGCCGCCGCGGGAAAGAGGGAGGTCAACAAGGTCTACGACCCCGCCTGCGGCTCCGGATCGCTGTTGCTCCAGTTCCTCAAGGTGCTGGGGCCCGACAGGGTGCGCCAGGGCTTCTTCGGCCAGGAAATCAACCTGACCACCTACAACCTGTGCCGCATCAACATGTTTCTGCACGACGTGAACTACGAAAAGTTCCACATCGCCCACGGCGACACCCTCACCGACCCGGCCCACGGGGACGACGAACCCTTCGAGGCCATCGTCTCCAACCCCCCCTACTCGATCCGGTGGGAGGGAGACGCCAACCCCCTGCTGATCAACGACCCGCGCTTCGCCCCCGCGGGGGTGCTGGCCCCCAAGAGCAAGGCCGACCTGGCCTTCACCATGCACATCCTGAGCTGGCTGGCGGTGAACGGGACGGCGGCCATCGTCGAGTTCCCCGGGGTGCTCTACCGTGGCGGGGCGGAGGCCAAGATCCGCCGCTACCTCATCGACAACAACTACGTGGATGCGGTCATCCAGCTTCCTGCGGACCTGTTCTTCGGCACCACCATCGCCACCTGCGTCATCGTGCTCAAGAAGTCCAAGGGGGACAACGCCACCCTGTTCCTCGACGCCAGCGGCGAATGCGTGCGCAGCGGCAACAAGAACCGCCTCGACCCGGAGCACCGGCAGAAAATCCTCCAGGCCTACAGGGCCCGCCGGGACGTCCCCCACTTCGCTCGCCTGGTGGACAACGAGGAGATCGCCCGGAACGGCTACAACATCGCCGTATCGAGCTACGTGGAGCAGCGGGACACCCGGGAGGCCGTGGACATCCGGGCCCTCAACGCGGAGATCGCCCGCATCGTGGCCCGTCAGGGGGAGCTGCGGGCCCAGATCGACGCCCTGGTGGCGGACCTGGAGGGGGACCAGGCATGA